The sequence below is a genomic window from Ischnura elegans chromosome 2, ioIscEleg1.1, whole genome shotgun sequence.
TGAATTGTGCCAGGAAAGGAGACGAATTAAAAATTTGGATTACCGAATCATAAATATGAAGGAGTAGATGGTAGAATCGTTGGGCAAGAATACAAATAAAAACTAGTGGAGAGTATATATTGATTTCAGGCAGTCTATAGAGTGGAAACGTGGATGTTGAAGTAAGAGACGAGGAAAGGCTGGTAGCGTTTGAGAGATGGGAGTGAAGGAGAGTGGAGAAGGTGAGATAATCGGAAAATCCAGGGTTCAAGGAGGTGTTTGACATAGAAAGTGGGGAGAGTAAAGGGGTAGAAGAAACGGAGTTGGAACGGAGAGTATGGAGGGTTTGAATAGAAGGAGCACCAGGCTTGAACATGATGCATAAAACCGTGTTAAAGTGAAGAATTATCTCTGAGAGGAACGAGGGGATTATACATAAGGAtgcgtggaaaaattaaaatggatattCTTTATTGCAACGGAAAGAGAGGGGATATTCAAACGACAGCTCTGGACTCGATCGAGAACTGCCAAAAGACAGTCTCGCACCCAGAGTAAACGCACTCCTTTATGAGGAATTAAGCAAGGAAAAAGGACGATGACCCACCTTGAAACAAATCTCCCTTTTCCGGGGAGTCCTCGTCGATGAGTCTGGCCGCGCTTTCGGAATCGCTGCTGCCCACCCGGAAGGCCACCGCGTGCGAGTTGGCAAACCTCTCCAATTCCCTCAATCCAAAGCGCGCCAATCGGTCCAGCTCGTAAGCCCCGCTCCTCTGGTCATCCTCGGTCGTGCCGCTCGGGAAAATCTTCTCCTGGAAGGATTTGGCCGAACGGACGAGGTGAACTGCGTCCGAGAGGACGATCTTCGACGCCACCGCATCCTCGTCCGGGGACGCGAGGCGATGAACGAACCGGAGGGCTCTGAACTTGACGCAAGGGAAGAAGGACTCGGTGGGTCCCCTGGCCGTGGCGCACTGCTCCCTAGCCCAGTCAAGGTACGAGTCTCCGAAGTATTCACGTGAGTCTGAGGACAAGGACCGGCCGATGCTAGCGTTGATGGCTCCGTCTACCACGGACACTATCCCATTCAAGGCTTCCTCCACATTGCGTTCCGGGAATGCCAGGGTGCCGGAAAAGAGGCAGAGCAAAGCGGCGAGAGCCGCTGCAGACACAAGCCTCGCCATGGCCCCGTCTGGTTCGCGGAGAAGACGCTGAATGTAATGGAGGGACCTCGTCGGGCGTTGAAATCACTCGCGGGAATGCGACGGGCGTTGAAATCACTCGCGTGGGGGATCTAGGCTTTCTATCCCCTGAACCCACGGATGCGAACTAACTTCATCCCAACGGGCCACCACCGACTTTTATACAGTTTGAAGGAGTTGGCGGGAGGATTCCCCGTCCCCCAAACCTCCTCCCCAGCTTctcgccccctccccctccgtcACTTACCAACGGAAGAGCACCAACGCCTCGCTCTCCCGACGCCACACCCTGACGAAAGCCACTACCCCTCCTCCCCTCGCGAGAATAGGTTTGGAAAAAACAGGGTCACCTAAGAAGGTCAGGACGTAGAGCAAGCGCCCTTGAACTTGCAGTGTGAGGGAGGTTCTAGAGACAAGAGTGGAGATGTTCTTTTTTTAAAGGAAGATACATGGGAGAGCATTTTCGCTCAGATGGCCGTCGCATTACGCGCTCGTAATCGAAGGCATTGTTCCCACCTCGCGGCGGAAGGGAGAACGCAGGCGGAATTTTACCGTCAACGACGATCTGGATAAGTGGAACGTTGATAAGGGTGTGAAGCCAGCCGGAATCAGGGCGCGATCAGAGAGGATGTCATATTGTGCGGATAGCTCGAGGTCGCATTCGTGAAGGAAGAATGCGTGCAAGAGTGATACGCGTTGTTAGGGCGGGTGGCAGATGGTTTACCTGTACACACATCAGTCTTATAGGAAAGAGTAAGAGAGAAAATCTTATCTTTCGATAGTGTCGCGTCTTATTCTGTTTCTGCCATAGTGAATTAATTACCTCATTCCAATTTACTTCCCTCTTTTAGTGCCTCATGGGTTGCCATATTATTAGAGTGGCATAAACCTCAGGTTTTGTAAAGCGGTTTCTCAAATACTTCTACCGTAGTGTGTAATCTTTGATTGCCTATTGTTCTCCAGCCCAGGAAAACCtatgattaattatttcttttctcgTGACAGTTACGTACACAAGGACTTTGTGGAAAATGACTCATAAGATGATACGTTGAAAAAGGAAACACAAAATTATCTTCTCACCATATTAAGCCTTAAATTATTTCCGACCTACTATAAGCTTCGTACTAAATTCCTCGTCCCTTGCATAATCAAGAATTCAAACCAAGATCCAATACAATGAAAGAATATTAGTAGTGCTTACCTGCAAAGagaattaaatgtaaattaatcgGTACCACATACACTAGACGGAGAAACGCAAATgcttataaaataaacaaaacgcatttgtaagctattttttgtatttgtctggaaaaaaacatcaaaaatcaTTTACGAACTGCCTCCATTGAACGTGAAAAAGCAACCCCCAATTAAGTTTATTCATTAAGAACAAAcaacaaaatacacaaaaaaatattttaattctctaaaaaataaactatacCAGCTGTTGACAATTTCATTAGGGTAAATTTAGGGTGAAAGAGATCTGCAAGCATCTCCCattaaatcaatttcaatgctttCTTTCATCGAAAACGAATTTAAATCAGACAGGATGCCAAACGAATTATGATGATCACCAATAGTGTGCCCTGATCACCAACGGAATAggccatttttaattttagtttatcaaataacatatttaataaatttaaagattATCCGTTCGTTACTCTTAAAGGGTATAActccatttttcataatgatattggaaaaaaaattccctgtAATAATCAATGCACCGACAAGCTGTTCCATTGGTATTGCCTTTTATTCTAATGGATTTGtcacctaaaaaaatatttttttaccgccTATCCATGTTGTTGGCCTTAAACCCCAATTTCACGGGAGGGAGGGTCTGTGTAGGCTTTTCTAGATCTGGATCATTCAGCGACTTGCGTGATTCGAACCCTGCGCATTATCACTGGGAAAAATCTATCTCCCTTCCAAACTTAATCCACCCACGAAGTCAAAAAATACTTCAAACTAGGTATTTTCGTTCTCGTCCTCCATTCAGTTCCGTGAGTCTTCTAACGCAGCTTCTTTATTGTGttctttgataaatattttctctatattCTATCTTCTCTCATTAACTACCAAGACCACCTTAGTCAAAATAGTGATGAGAATGACCTAAATGTATATcaatggataagttctaacagcacgtatctcaagaaatagcaacttttcaggagtgcaaaaaaaaacgattaattttttcccattgtacgataaaattagaaatttaaaattcataaaactgaaaaagaaacatacgCTTGccaataaagagttgtttttcgcttgaattttattttttagtgttattacactttgtttaagatgcctgtgtcaaaccggccaaattttgagatacgtgttgttagaacttagccatcgatatattatcTAGAGCAAAAACATTTTAGCCACTGCAACGCATGCAGAGTTAATTGAAAAAGGCAGCTACAGTAATTCATGGGGATCATTGCGTGGCAGTCATATGTATTGTAACAAGAGAGATCTATAGAGTCTACCTTAGCATGAGAAAACGATACAATGACTCAGAAGCCGTTAAAAATAATAACTGCAACAGGAATTTTTGTCTTAAGAAAgtgcttccatattttttaaataacttgacCGTTTGCTGTATGTATCATACacatatgaaaataatcaatgaaattttgcgtaattcatctaaataaataaaaaaattttaatgagctATTTATTTTATCCCTTTATCTTTCGGGGGATTTTCATATCCATCTCACTCAGTGATATAAACCAGGTTgatttgggtaggtgagggtagaactcacagcaaactaagccacaggcacgtcattttcataaattcagggtaggggccagttcctttccctagtcCTCCTCGCACAAcgaggatatttatttaataagttcattttttaataaataaatattgcctaAAATTTGGCACGTGAGTTTTCAACATTTCAGATAATAAGGCCCCCATATATTGGCGAACGGTCATTAATTGATCTCGTCtgtcattaaaaaaacactcaatgatcaattcttaattttattgTCGCCTCAGCCATCTTTATCAGAAATAGCTTAGGTATCAAAATCAAATTACTAGGGTTAGTGACAGTTAATTGGACAGGcaggtaaaattaataaattgtcaCCATGTAAATGAAGAGCGGATTAAGTGCTTGATATGAAACATACTTTTTTCTGTTACTACTGATTTGTAGACGCCCAATGTGTCTAAGGCCACTAAACtcaataaaaatcaacaaaaacatttGATTCAAAAATACGTGTATTTTAAAGGGTTATTCTCATTTAACTAAGGTTATTTGACTTTTTCCATagaattcatttcatatttattttaaaatttgtgggGTGATGTACCACTTCTCACATGATTATTAAGGAATAAtgcattttatatgaattttttgtgACCGTAACAAAAGTATACTTTACAAGTGTGACCATTAACAGCGGTAAAAGTacgcaaattttcataagaaatcTCTGGAAATTATTGCTTGGAGAGTATTATTAATGGCCGTCAGCAGGTGACAAATAATAAGAGGGGCGTGCTTAAAAGTATCCTCGAAAATGATATATGATTCGTTTTTCGCGCGGACATCCTCAACGAGAAATTCACGATTAATTCGATCAAATTTCCCACTCctcaaaattgaagaataattCTCAGAATACAAGATTCCATGGGTAAGTAACAGcaagtgtggagaagaatggagaagggggAGGTGacaaagaggaggaggaacgacgaagtgctggacatggtgggtgagaagagacagcttctagatgagacacAGAGCAggcagaaggtatagatggaacgagtacttagcggggaggagatattGAAAGAAAtggtagagggtagaatgttgatgACTGCCAagttccgggttctccagccgcgtctttCGTTTCTAGTTGACTTTCGTTTGCAGTCATCATGTATAACGCCGCGGAAACTTACGCACGAATTtcagggtagaatgttgggtaaacgagagagagagtaaggaagagaatagggtttttttagatagaattattGGGAAaagacc
It includes:
- the LOC124174035 gene encoding uncharacterized protein LOC124174035 — protein: MARLVSAAALAALLCLFSGTLAFPERNVEEALNGIVSVVDGAINASIGRSLSSDSREYFGDSYLDWAREQCATARGPTESFFPCVKFRALRFVHRLASPDEDAVASKIVLSDAVHLVRSAKSFQEKIFPSGTTEDDQRSGAYELDRLARFGLRELERFANSHAVAFRVGSSDSESAARLIDEDSPEKGDLFQEARGRKKKLALLVPLLMLIKFIKLKALLVPILFSVLIIKKILILFAVFFPSILGFFRFCRPQQNHGYEYSSPSTEYGATGYGGMSYGKENHYSRRSLPLFDAQTRAYRAYAPTKEK